A region from the Kineothrix sp. IPX-CK genome encodes:
- a CDS encoding alpha/beta hydrolase, whose amino-acid sequence MARTEKRNQNLMNLIKRVHSVVENADIEKHRQSQDYFGALLGNSKETTVKAVRVGEMYGEWIAVNRTHMKKHVILYCHGGGYSTGSSQYARTLTTKLAMSTSMDVFSFDYRLAPEHPYPAAVEDAVAAWDYLMLLGYGARDVVIAGDSAGGNLALALTFKLKEEERLLPRGLVLMSPWTDLTSSGKSYENKKEVDPVLGEEYIGQMIQNYASGQDLENPLISPVFGDFEGFPSTYIQVGDNEMLLNDATLLHKKMVKANVPVKIDIFKGMWHVFQMSPFKTAYEAMDKNAEFIYDICR is encoded by the coding sequence ATGGCAAGGACGGAAAAAAGAAATCAGAATCTGATGAATCTTATCAAGCGTGTTCATAGTGTGGTGGAAAATGCGGATATCGAGAAGCATAGGCAGTCACAGGATTATTTCGGCGCTCTTTTGGGAAACAGTAAGGAAACTACCGTGAAGGCGGTTCGTGTCGGTGAGATGTACGGAGAATGGATTGCTGTAAATAGAACCCATATGAAAAAACATGTGATACTATACTGCCATGGCGGAGGTTACTCTACAGGCAGCAGTCAGTATGCCAGAACCTTGACTACAAAGCTGGCTATGTCAACCTCGATGGATGTGTTCAGCTTTGACTACAGGCTGGCGCCGGAGCACCCTTATCCTGCGGCAGTGGAAGATGCTGTAGCTGCATGGGACTATCTTATGCTCTTAGGTTATGGAGCCCGGGACGTGGTGATAGCGGGAGATTCGGCGGGAGGGAATCTGGCTCTCGCCCTTACCTTTAAATTAAAAGAAGAAGAAAGACTTCTGCCCAGAGGACTTGTTCTGATGTCTCCCTGGACAGACCTTACGTCTTCCGGAAAGTCCTACGAGAATAAAAAAGAGGTAGACCCTGTACTGGGCGAAGAGTATATCGGGCAGATGATACAAAATTATGCCTCCGGCCAGGATTTGGAAAATCCTTTGATTTCTCCGGTTTTTGGAGATTTTGAAGGTTTTCCCTCGACTTATATACAGGTGGGTGATAATGAAATGCTGCTAAACGACGCCACCTTGCTCCATAAGAAGATGGTAAAGGCCAATGTCCCTGTGAAAATCGATATATTCAAAGGGATGTGGCATGTGTTCCAAATGTCGCCCTTTAAGACAGCATATGAAGCTATGGATAAAAATGCGGAATTTATTTATGAT
- a CDS encoding alcohol acetyltransferase → MTVRKNKTTLHKKGEKRTWYKLDLSAIVYPTLQRKDFSSVYRLSVVLKETIRPDVLQQAVDIALKRFPTYKVAIRKGLFWRYLEPNNRPGPFVQPDIKNPCMPMPFKANNRYLIRIYYHECRIALEAHHSLGDGSGGMCVLQTITAVYLRLLGHEISCGGFVLDVDGEPDPEELEDAYMRYANAKVCPPRPGEKTYRIRGTKEPFYTLNIIDGIMSVKEVMNVASKYHATITEYLNSALLYALLQKQADEWHWKLRPVKIAMPVNLRRFFPSKTLRNFITMVYPSIDPRLGEYTFDEIVVHVHNYMRYYINEKFLRGDITTNAATQRNPVIRVVPLFIKDFTVRLFYMKIQDKNSSAGLTNMGALRVPEDMKQHIERFDIYMGQPFSSRTNCAISSFEDTLTINFASSIIEADVERYFFRKLVQDGIHVKIESNR, encoded by the coding sequence ATGACCGTACGCAAGAACAAAACCACACTGCATAAAAAAGGCGAGAAACGGACCTGGTATAAGCTGGATCTGTCCGCCATCGTATATCCCACCCTTCAGCGTAAGGATTTCTCTTCTGTTTACCGGCTTTCCGTGGTGCTGAAGGAGACTATACGTCCCGATGTGTTGCAGCAGGCGGTGGATATTGCTCTGAAACGCTTTCCCACCTACAAGGTAGCAATCCGAAAGGGGCTGTTCTGGCGCTACCTGGAGCCGAACAACAGGCCTGGACCCTTCGTCCAGCCCGACATCAAAAATCCCTGCATGCCCATGCCTTTCAAGGCCAATAATCGCTATTTGATCCGAATCTATTATCACGAATGCCGCATCGCGCTGGAGGCACATCACAGCTTAGGGGACGGCAGCGGCGGCATGTGCGTACTGCAGACCATTACTGCGGTTTACTTACGTCTGTTAGGGCATGAGATTTCCTGCGGCGGCTTCGTTCTGGATGTGGATGGGGAGCCTGATCCCGAAGAGCTGGAGGACGCTTACATGCGTTACGCCAATGCGAAGGTATGTCCGCCTCGTCCCGGAGAAAAGACTTACCGGATACGCGGCACAAAGGAACCCTTTTATACGCTTAATATCATTGACGGTATCATGTCCGTGAAGGAAGTCATGAATGTTGCATCCAAATATCATGCTACGATTACGGAATATCTGAATTCCGCACTTTTATACGCTTTGCTGCAAAAGCAGGCGGACGAATGGCACTGGAAGCTGCGTCCGGTAAAAATCGCCATGCCCGTCAATCTAAGGCGCTTTTTCCCTTCCAAGACCCTGCGTAATTTCATAACCATGGTATATCCCTCCATCGACCCGAGGCTTGGGGAATATACCTTCGATGAAATCGTCGTACATGTACACAATTATATGCGTTATTATATCAATGAGAAATTTTTGAGGGGAGATATTACCACGAATGCGGCAACTCAGCGGAATCCGGTAATACGCGTCGTTCCTCTTTTTATCAAAGATTTTACCGTCCGCCTTTTTTACATGAAGATTCAGGATAAGAATTCTTCGGCAGGGCTAACCAATATGGGTGCCTTAAGGGTACCGGAAGATATGAAGCAGCATATCGAGCGGTTTGATATTTATATGGGACAACCCTTTTCCTCCCGTACCAACTGCGCTATTTCCAGTTTCGAAGATACCCTTACTATCAACTTCGCCAGCAGCATCATCGAGGCGGACGTGGAGAGGTACTTCTTCCGCAAGCTGGTTCAGGATGGAATTCATGTTAAAATAGAAAGCAACCGATAG
- a CDS encoding DUF6320 domain-containing protein: MSYCVNCGVELDAELPKCPLCHTPVINPSELKVMERPSSYPHEKGQVEVVKRKDLGILLSVVLGAASVSCALLNLLVFNSSMWSLLIIGICIILFVLAIPAVIYTKLPIYLSLLFDGIAVGGYLYMITYLTPSPDWFWLLALPITALVTLLVEIFTFLIRIFPNSFITTTLYFFAEVAVLCAGIELLIDGLLQKPLGLSWSAVVLTACSIIVIALITLLSKRRLRDEVRRRLHF; the protein is encoded by the coding sequence ATGTCATATTGTGTAAATTGCGGCGTGGAATTGGACGCGGAATTGCCAAAGTGCCCGCTCTGCCATACGCCAGTCATCAACCCAAGCGAGCTGAAGGTAATGGAACGCCCCTCCTCTTACCCTCATGAAAAAGGGCAGGTGGAGGTCGTAAAAAGAAAGGATTTGGGAATCCTTTTGTCGGTAGTCCTCGGCGCTGCCTCTGTAAGCTGTGCGCTTCTTAATCTGCTGGTATTCAATAGCAGCATGTGGTCGCTGTTGATTATCGGTATATGTATTATTCTTTTCGTACTCGCTATTCCGGCCGTCATATACACGAAGCTGCCCATTTATCTATCACTTTTATTTGACGGAATTGCTGTCGGAGGGTATTTGTACATGATTACCTACCTTACCCCCTCTCCGGACTGGTTCTGGCTGCTCGCTTTGCCGATTACGGCATTAGTAACATTGTTGGTCGAAATATTTACTTTCCTGATTCGTATATTTCCCAATTCTTTCATTACTACGACGCTATACTTTTTCGCAGAAGTCGCAGTTCTATGTGCAGGCATCGAACTTCTCATTGACGGACTCCTGCAAAAACCGCTGGGCTTGTCATGGTCCGCCGTGGTTCTGACCGCATGCAGCATTATTGTTATTGCACTCATTACGCTTTTATCCAAGAGGCGTCTGCGCGATGAGGTCAGAAGAAGGCTGCACTTTTAA